One region of Bacteroidetes bacterium GWF2_43_63 genomic DNA includes:
- a CDS encoding nuclease PIN, producing the protein MFGLDLGMTILLFGCILAAMAFEFINGFHDTANAVATVIYTRSLKPRVAVIWSGIFNFLGVYFGGIAVAIGIINLLPLEILLDQNISHNVAMVASLILTAIIWNLGTWYFGIPCSSSHTLIGSIFGVGLAFLFISDSSGAALNWTKVIEAFSALLISPVIGFGLTILLMHILKRTIRKKKFFKPADPEKKPPFWVRLLLIGTCTTVSYSHGSNDGQKGVGLIMIILISLLPAHFALDISKNPSNMIGNVNHIEYYIGKTDTTKILVADLPVYTTLTSCISDLKGNLLIAQNPEQSDKLDRFNARKDILTIKKKMNEFLKSPSVVKNNALVLNHKESKMLKNDIKEMDSYTEYAPWWVILMVSISLGLGTMIGWKRIVTTLGEKIGKTQMSYAQGASAQIVATATIMSSSTIGLPVSTTHVLSSGIAGSMVYEGGWHNLQMKTIYNILLTWVITIPVTIVMSGGLFLLIRSML; encoded by the coding sequence ATGTTCGGACTTGATTTAGGGATGACCATCCTGTTGTTTGGTTGCATATTGGCAGCCATGGCGTTTGAATTTATCAATGGATTTCACGATACGGCCAATGCAGTTGCAACGGTCATTTACACACGTTCGCTGAAACCCCGGGTAGCAGTAATCTGGTCCGGAATCTTCAATTTTCTAGGCGTTTATTTTGGTGGAATTGCGGTTGCAATTGGTATTATTAATCTGCTGCCCCTCGAAATTCTGCTCGACCAAAACATCAGTCATAATGTTGCGATGGTTGCTTCGCTAATTCTGACAGCCATCATCTGGAACCTTGGCACCTGGTATTTCGGTATTCCCTGCTCCAGCTCGCACACACTCATTGGAAGTATTTTCGGCGTTGGTCTTGCCTTTCTTTTCATTTCAGACTCAAGTGGTGCAGCGCTTAACTGGACAAAAGTTATTGAAGCATTCAGCGCACTTTTGATTTCACCGGTAATCGGCTTTGGGCTTACAATTCTTTTGATGCACATTTTAAAACGAACCATCCGAAAGAAAAAGTTTTTCAAACCTGCCGATCCGGAGAAAAAGCCGCCTTTTTGGGTGCGTTTACTGCTGATCGGGACATGCACCACCGTAAGTTATTCGCATGGCTCCAATGATGGACAGAAAGGAGTTGGATTGATTATGATTATTCTGATCAGCTTGCTGCCTGCACACTTCGCACTCGATATTTCGAAAAACCCATCCAATATGATCGGTAATGTAAATCACATTGAGTATTATATTGGCAAAACCGATACTACAAAAATCCTGGTGGCCGATCTGCCTGTATATACTACACTGACATCCTGTATTTCTGATCTTAAAGGGAATTTACTGATAGCACAGAATCCTGAACAATCAGACAAGCTCGACCGATTCAATGCAAGAAAAGACATTCTTACCATTAAGAAAAAAATGAATGAGTTTCTAAAAAGTCCTTCTGTCGTTAAGAACAATGCACTTGTGTTGAATCATAAAGAAAGCAAAATGCTGAAAAACGATATTAAGGAAATGGACTCTTACACGGAATATGCACCTTGGTGGGTGATTCTGATGGTTTCAATTTCACTTGGGCTCGGTACTATGATTGGCTGGAAACGTATTGTAACAACACTTGGTGAAAAAATCGGCAAAACGCAGATGAGTTATGCACAAGGCGCCAGCGCCCAAATAGTAGCAACCGCAACCATCATGTCTTCGTCAACCATTGGCTTGCCGGTAAGTACAACCCATGTGCTCTCATCCGGCATTGCAGGATCTATGGTGTATGAAGGCGGCTGGCACAATCTGCAAATGAAAACCATTTACAACATTCTGCTCACCTGGGTTATTACCATCCCGGTTACCATTGTCATGTCGGGCGGGCTGTTCCTGCTGATCCGGTCAATGTTGTAA
- a CDS encoding 5'-nucleotidase, lipoprotein e(P4) family, producing MKNLFVVVLVGLLTLTACQTERIVEKTVIVHDTVYVNNFDYDYMLMAVLWYQTSAEMRAMCYQAFNTARISIDQTLESYKGPKKLAVVVDIDETMVDNSPYEAANILGNFGYPERWGEWIDKASATAIPGAVEFMKYAVSKGVDVFYVSNRKIAEKDATIKNMRALGFPMIDDEHLLLRDKTSSKNERRDKVSATHNIVLLIGDNMNDFSGIFENKTVDDRFTVTDENKSEFGKRFIVLPNPMYGDWESAVLKYNFKQTNEQKDSVRKENLRGM from the coding sequence ATGAAAAATCTGTTCGTTGTTGTTTTAGTTGGCTTACTCACCCTGACTGCATGTCAGACTGAGCGTATTGTTGAAAAAACGGTGATTGTTCACGACACGGTTTATGTAAACAATTTTGATTACGACTACATGCTGATGGCGGTACTCTGGTATCAGACTTCAGCAGAAATGCGCGCTATGTGCTATCAGGCATTCAATACTGCACGGATTTCGATCGATCAAACACTTGAAAGTTATAAAGGCCCTAAAAAACTTGCTGTTGTTGTAGATATTGACGAAACCATGGTAGACAATAGCCCCTACGAAGCTGCGAATATTCTCGGAAACTTCGGTTACCCTGAACGTTGGGGTGAATGGATCGACAAAGCATCTGCCACGGCCATTCCCGGTGCAGTTGAATTTATGAAATACGCTGTTTCAAAAGGCGTCGATGTGTTTTATGTCAGCAATCGAAAAATTGCCGAAAAGGATGCTACCATAAAAAATATGCGGGCACTTGGTTTCCCTATGATCGATGATGAACATTTGTTGCTGCGCGACAAGACCAGTAGCAAAAACGAGCGTCGCGACAAAGTATCGGCAACTCATAATATTGTGTTGCTGATTGGCGACAATATGAATGATTTTAGCGGTATTTTTGAAAACAAAACGGTTGATGATCGCTTTACCGTTACCGACGAAAACAAATCGGAATTCGGAAAGCGTTTTATCGTTCTTCCAAACCCAATGTATGGTGATTGGGAAAGTGCAGTGCTCAAATACAATTTCAAACAAACCAACGAGCAGAAAGACAGCGTCCGCAAAGAAAACCTGAGAGGAATGTAA